The Mytilus galloprovincialis chromosome 4, xbMytGall1.hap1.1, whole genome shotgun sequence genome contains a region encoding:
- the LOC143072259 gene encoding uncharacterized protein LOC143072259, translated as MVVFTCSQCNESLKKNQVEKHFQTRCRNCNMISCVDCGKDFWGDSYAEHIKCISEEEKYSGKNYKPKANANKGEVKQEQWLEKVQVAIDKCITNPRLKGVLERMKDYPNIPRKKAKFENFVSNSMNVRDRRLVGEVWDLLLANTEQPKPEPPKAEENKCAENGSQKENSVNGNVTNNEELKELSKKERKAERKRVKNKDEEEENTVKGKKSDSKNKKCSENKTDSSTENDEKCNKKKSKKRKRKDTEEEIEELEVKKPHIEEGDKILNSTTEENDDEVEDDSPKKKFNWEQTITEVLKSKGELSLKKLKKKVLCEYQAQVGSSKSDERIFAKLNKKISKNPNFVIKKERVKLKNSK; from the exons ATGGTGGTGTTTACTTGCAGCCAGTGTAACGAATCACTGAAGAAGAATCAAGTAGAAAAACATTTTCAGACACGATGTCGTAACTGCAATATGATATCATGTGTTGACTGTGGAAAAGATTTCTG GGGAGATTCTTATGCAGAACACATAAAATGTATTAGTGAGGAAGAAAAGTATTCAGGAAAGAATTATAAACCAAAAGCTAATGCCAATAAAGGAGAAGTCAAACAAGAACAGTGGCTAGAG AAAGTCCAGGTGgctattgacaaatgtattaccAATCCAAGATTGAAAGGAGTGTTGGAAAGGATGAAAGATTATCCTAATATTCCAAGGAAAAAAGCAAAATTTGAA AATTTTGTTAGTAACAGTATGAACGTTAGAGATAGACGATTGGTTGGTGAAGTTTGGGATTTACTGTTAGCCAATACAGAACAG ccaAAACCAGAGCCTCCAAAGGCAGAAGAAAACAAATGTGCCGAAAATGGGTCTCAAAAAGAAAACAGTGTAAACGGAAATGTTACAAATAATGAAGAACTTAAAGAACTGtcaaaaaaagagagaaaagcagaaagaaaaagagtaaaaaataaagatgaagaAGAGGAAAATACTGTGAAAGGAAAAAAATCTGatagtaaaaacaaaaaatgttctgAAAATAAAACTGACAGTTCTActgaaaatgatgaaaaatgtaataaaaagaaatctaagaaaagaaaaagaaaagacacAGAAGAAGAAATTGAAGAATTGGAAGTTAAAAAACCTCACATAGAAGAGGGAG ataaaatattaaattcaacCACAGAGGAAAATGATGATGAAGTGGAAGATGATAGTCCAAAGAAAAAGTTTAACTGGGAACAAACAATAACAGAAGTGTTGAAAAGTAAAGGAGaattatcattgaaaaaactGAAAAAGAAG gttttgtGTGAGTATCAAGCACAAGTTGGTTCCTCCAAGTCAGATGAAAGAATTTTTGCTAAACTGAATAAGAAAATCAGTAAAAATCCaaactttgttataaaaaaagaaagagttaaattgaaaaattctaaataa